One genomic region from Amycolatopsis sp. FBCC-B4732 encodes:
- a CDS encoding substrate-binding and VWA domain-containing protein: MINSQPARRKRKILPFLAAIVVAAGLIIGIRAWTSDSGDEAEAPKCTGSDAVALNVASSPEKAGVVQEAAKAYSGRTVAGHCVDVVVKSKSSGIAMQALANGWNEATDGPRPDVWTPAASGWVNLLRVNAKGDTGSIVPDGDPQSVANSPLTVAMPKPMAEALGWPAKPIGWKDLATLATDPAGWAKYGHPEWGRFRLGKTNPNISTAGLNATIGAYYAATGTSSDLTAAALEKPEARQFVTNIEQAIVHYGDNTLTFLTNLQKADDRGAALSYISAVTVEENSLIGYNLGNPTNDPAKVGQHAPPKVPLVALYPADGTLNSDHPFVTLNWADPTRKQIAADFLGYLRGPETQQRFAALGFRSFEGKPGPQVTTQNGVQPDAKINFIRPPSPTVLSKLLASWTELRKKANVLLVVDVSGSMGDEVKGTGKSKIDLAKQAAIDALGQFVPRDQVGLWQFSTHLDGDKDYQELVPLQALGNSGKETLAMRLSGLTPQAGTGLYDSSQAAYEYLKAHLDPAAINAVVVLTDGRNEDPGGVDLDHLLPQLRPEGNAETVRLFTIAYGSDADQDVLKRIAEATEGSEYDSSKPDSINQVFTSVISNF; the protein is encoded by the coding sequence ATGATCAATTCCCAACCAGCACGGCGAAAGAGAAAGATTCTCCCGTTCCTGGCCGCGATCGTGGTCGCCGCCGGGCTGATCATCGGGATCCGCGCCTGGACCAGCGACTCGGGTGACGAGGCCGAGGCGCCGAAGTGCACCGGCTCGGACGCCGTCGCGCTGAACGTCGCTTCGTCACCGGAAAAGGCCGGCGTCGTCCAGGAAGCCGCGAAGGCCTACTCCGGCCGGACCGTGGCCGGCCATTGCGTCGACGTCGTCGTGAAGTCGAAGTCGTCGGGCATCGCGATGCAGGCGCTGGCGAACGGCTGGAACGAGGCCACCGACGGCCCGCGCCCGGACGTCTGGACGCCGGCCGCGAGCGGCTGGGTCAACCTGCTGCGCGTCAACGCCAAGGGCGACACCGGGTCGATCGTGCCGGACGGCGACCCGCAGTCGGTCGCGAACTCGCCGCTGACCGTCGCCATGCCGAAGCCGATGGCCGAGGCGCTGGGCTGGCCGGCGAAGCCGATCGGCTGGAAGGACCTCGCCACGCTCGCCACCGACCCGGCGGGGTGGGCGAAGTACGGCCACCCGGAGTGGGGCAGGTTCCGGCTCGGCAAGACGAACCCGAACATCTCGACCGCGGGCCTGAACGCCACCATCGGCGCGTACTACGCGGCCACCGGCACGTCGTCCGACCTCACCGCGGCCGCGCTCGAGAAGCCCGAGGCCCGGCAGTTCGTCACGAACATCGAGCAGGCGATCGTGCACTACGGCGACAACACGCTCACCTTCCTGACGAACCTGCAGAAGGCCGACGACCGCGGCGCGGCGCTGTCCTACATCTCGGCGGTGACCGTCGAGGAGAACTCGCTGATCGGCTACAACCTGGGCAACCCGACCAACGACCCGGCCAAGGTCGGCCAGCACGCGCCGCCGAAGGTGCCGCTGGTCGCGCTGTACCCGGCCGACGGCACGCTCAACTCCGACCACCCGTTCGTCACGCTGAACTGGGCCGACCCGACGCGCAAGCAGATCGCCGCCGACTTCCTCGGCTACCTGCGCGGCCCGGAGACGCAGCAGCGCTTCGCCGCGCTCGGCTTCCGGTCGTTCGAGGGCAAGCCGGGGCCGCAGGTGACGACCCAGAACGGTGTCCAGCCGGACGCGAAGATCAATTTCATCCGGCCGCCGTCCCCGACGGTGCTGTCGAAGCTGCTGGCGTCGTGGACCGAGCTGCGCAAGAAGGCGAACGTGCTGCTGGTCGTGGACGTCTCGGGCTCGATGGGTGACGAGGTGAAGGGCACCGGCAAGAGCAAGATCGACCTGGCCAAGCAGGCCGCGATCGACGCGCTCGGCCAGTTCGTGCCGCGGGACCAGGTCGGGCTCTGGCAGTTCTCCACCCACCTCGACGGCGACAAGGACTACCAGGAGCTGGTCCCGCTGCAGGCGCTGGGAAACAGCGGCAAGGAGACGCTCGCGATGCGGCTGAGCGGGCTGACGCCGCAGGCGGGGACCGGGCTCTACGACTCGTCGCAGGCCGCGTACGAGTACCTGAAGGCGCACCTCGACCCGGCGGCGATCAACGCGGTCGTGGTGCTGACCGACGGCCGCAACGAGGATCCCGGCGGCGTCGACCTCGACCACCTGCTGCCGCAGCTGCGGCCGGAGGGCAACGCGGAGACGGTCCGGCTGTTCACCATCGCCTACGGCTCGGACGCCGACCAGGACGTGCTGAAGCGCATCGCGGAGGCGACCGAAGGATCGGAGTACGACTCGTCCAAACCGGACTCGATCAACCAGGTCTTCACCTCCGTGATCTCGAATTTCTGA
- a CDS encoding LysR family transcriptional regulator, whose translation MDLDAVRTFVAAVAAGRFQDAAVDLSITQQAVSKRIAALEKTLGARLFTRTARGARLTAAGEAFLPHARELLSAEARALASVRTGPLRVDVIGRRLCPATLLREFHEAHPEIALEVVTLFDTAVAALRNASIDATFRALVEVPPDLDAQWVFDEPIELLCGPGHPLAGSASVTPAELAGHRLWLPGMVPGTEWGAYYAAFATAFGLSIDAAGPNFGTEVVLDTIAKSAEVATLLPTGARLRWPAEYDLRRVKLERPVPVYPHSLIWRRDNAHPALKALRTHLGRGTRAAEAWWPGQPSQTVPSTG comes from the coding sequence GTGGACCTCGACGCAGTGCGCACCTTCGTGGCCGCCGTGGCGGCGGGCCGCTTCCAGGACGCCGCGGTGGATTTGTCGATCACGCAGCAAGCGGTCTCGAAGCGCATCGCGGCGCTGGAGAAGACGCTCGGGGCGAGGCTGTTCACCCGCACCGCCCGCGGCGCGAGGCTGACGGCGGCGGGCGAGGCGTTCCTGCCGCACGCGCGCGAGCTGCTTTCGGCGGAGGCGCGAGCGCTCGCTTCGGTGCGGACCGGACCGTTGCGCGTCGACGTCATCGGCAGGCGCCTGTGCCCGGCGACGTTGCTGCGGGAGTTCCACGAGGCCCATCCGGAGATCGCGCTGGAGGTCGTGACCCTCTTCGACACCGCGGTCGCCGCGCTCCGGAACGCTTCGATCGACGCGACCTTCCGCGCGCTCGTGGAGGTGCCGCCGGACCTCGACGCGCAGTGGGTGTTCGACGAGCCCATCGAGCTGCTGTGCGGCCCGGGTCATCCGCTGGCCGGGTCGGCTTCGGTGACGCCGGCCGAGCTGGCCGGGCACCGGCTTTGGCTGCCGGGCATGGTGCCCGGGACCGAGTGGGGCGCCTACTACGCGGCGTTCGCGACGGCGTTCGGGCTGTCGATCGACGCGGCCGGGCCGAACTTCGGCACCGAGGTCGTGCTGGACACGATCGCGAAGTCGGCGGAGGTGGCCACGCTGCTCCCCACGGGCGCCCGGCTGCGGTGGCCCGCGGAGTACGACTTGCGGCGGGTGAAGCTCGAACGGCCGGTGCCGGTCTACCCGCATTCGCTGATCTGGCGCCGGGACAACGCGCACCCCGCGCTGAAGGCGCTGCGGACCCACTTGGGCAGGGGAACGCGGGCAGCCGAGGCGTGGTGGCCGGGTCAGCCGAGCCAGACCGTGCCCAGCACCGGGTAG